A genomic segment from Nicotiana tabacum cultivar K326 chromosome 9, ASM71507v2, whole genome shotgun sequence encodes:
- the LOC107824582 gene encoding uncharacterized protein LOC107824582 produces the protein MMMNSRDESDNASTATSSSLTSPKLPVYYVQSPSRDSHDDADKSSSSMQNTPAYHSPIDSPSHSSRDSSSSRLSGNWRWARGYNRRRSGKGWQECAVIEEDLDYDHMNQAYSRRCLFFIALMGFGAFFAFFCLILWGASRPYQASRPYQPHITMKACRVHNFYFGQGSDRTGVPTKLLTVNCSVTMVIYNPATFFGVHVSSNPVNLFFSEITVATGQLDEYYQPKKSQRCMSVNLDGCRVPLYGAGIALVKSDGSDGVPLKLDFEILSQGYLVGKLVKTKHRKHISCSLLISSRSTKEIKFKQGSCAFD, from the exons atgatgatgaacagCAGGGATGAATCTGATAATGCAAGCACAGCAACATCATCGTCTCTTACATCCCCAAAACTGCCAGTTTACTATGTACAGAGCCCATCACGTGATTCCCACGATGATGCTGATAAGTCATCATCCTCCATGCAAAATACTCCTGCTTATCACAGCCCCATTGATTCCCCTTCTCATTCATCTAGGGACTCTTCCTCTAGCCGCCTTTCGGGGAATTGGCGATGGGCGAGGGGTTACAATCGGAGGAGAAGTGGGAAAGGGTGGCAAGAATGTGCTGTGATTGAAGAGGATCTTGATTATGATCATATGAATCAAGCCTATTCAAGACGCTGCCTATTTTTTATTGCTCTCatgggttttggagctttttttgctttcttttgcttGATTTTGTGGGGAGCTAGTAGACCTTACCAAGCCAGTAGACCTTACCAACCTCACATCACTATGAAG GCCTGCAGGGTACATAACTTCTATTTTGGGCAAGGGTCAGACCGCACAGGTGTTCCGACCAAGTTGCTTACAGTTAACTGTTCTGTGACCATGGTCATATATAACCCTGCTACATTTTTTGGAGTTCATGTCAGCTCCAACCCTGTCAATCTTTTCTTTTCAGAAATCACAGTTGCAACTGGCCAG TTGGACGAATATTATCAACCAAAAAAGAGCCAGCGCTGTATGTCTGTGAACCTGGATGGGTGTAGAGTCCCCCTATATGGAGCTGGGATAGCCTTAGTAAAATCAGATGGCAGTGACGGGGTTCCATTGAAATTAGACTTTGAAATCCTGTCACAAGGATATTTAGTTGGCAAGCTGGTGAAGACAAA